The nucleotide sequence AAAGGAAAGCCTCTGGGAGATTATCAGGACTTTGCCGCAGCAAGGGGTTGGCATCGTGTTGATCAGCCATTTCCTCTCGGAAATAAAAGCACTGAGCGATAGAATTACGGTCCTGCGCGACGGCCGACATGTTGCGACGCTTCGGGCTGCTGAAGCGAGCGAAGCCGGGCTGATTGATCTGATGCTGCAACGCACTGGCGGAAAAACGGCGATGGCGTCGGAGAGCAGCCAAAATCGCAGTTTCGGCCCCGTGGTTCTGGAAGTGAGTGACTGGCGTGCAGGCAATGTCGAAGTTGACAAATTTTCCATCCGTGCCGGTGAAATCGTCGGCCTGATCGGTTTGACCGGTGCCGGCCATTTTGGCTTCGCTCGTTCGCTCTATGCGGGGAGTGGTGTCACCAGCGGCAGCTGCCGTTTTCGGGGCGACGCCATCGCCCGGATCGATGCGCGTTCCATGCAGAAAAAAGGTGTCGCTCTGGTCCCCGATCACCGCATGGAATACTCGCTGATCGGCGATTGGGATGTGCGTGAAAACCTTGCTATGGTGCATCCGTCATTTGCGGCCATGGGCGGCACGGGCGTGCTGTCGATGCGCCGTGAAGCGCAGGAAGCCGACCGCACCATGCAGCTTTTGAACGTGAAGGCGCATTCGCGCAATCAGTTCGTGAAGGACCTGAGCGGCGGCAACAAGCAGAAGGTTTCTATCGGCAAGTGGCTGTACGGCGCAGACGACCACTACCGGCTGATGATTTTCATCGAACCCACCGAGGGTGTCGACATTGGGGCCAAGCGTGAAATTCATGCTCAGATGCGCCGGCTCGCCGACAAGGGCGTGGCAATTCTGGTCACTTCGTCCGACCTGCTGGAAATTGCTGACGTGGCAGACCGCGTCATCCCCTTCGTGAACGGTTCTACGGGTGCTGAAATTCCGCGTGAGGCCTTTTCCGAAGCGAAGTTCATTGCCGCAATGGCAGGAGTTATCCAATGAATACACAAAACCCCGCCGTTGCCCCACGATCGTCGCGTCACGCGCAGAGCTTTGGCAAGAAGCTTAAGGGTGAATGGCTGCTGAAATATTCAACGCTCTTCGTGTTGCTCCTGCTGTTCGTGGGCTTTTCGCTGACAGTGGACCGCTTTCTGACGGCCAACAATCTGCTCAACATCCTCCAGCAGATTGCCATGCTCACCATCGTCGGCGCGGGCCTGACCTTCGGCTTCGCCGCGCGCGAAATGGACCTTTCGGTCGGCTATATGGTCGGCATGGCCGGTATTGTGGTGCCGCTGCTGCTGGTTGCGGGCACGCCTTTGCCATTGGCGTTGCTGGCCGGATTGGGGGCAGGATTTGTCGTCGGTGCCGTCAATGCGGCGCTCGTCACCCTGGTCGGCGTACCCTCATTGATTGCGACGCTGGCAGTAGGCTCCATTCTATATGGGATCAACTTTCTGATGACGGGCGGACGCGCGATCTATGGCGGGCTTCCGGCCAGCTATCTCTGGCTGGGACAGGGGCAGCTCTTTGGTGTTCCCGTGCTTGCCTATGCCATGGTCGTCGTGGTGTTCGTCGCCTGGTTCCTGATGGAGCGCACGGTCTTCGGTCGTTACATTTACGCTGTGGGCGGCAACCTCAAGGCTGCGGAGCTGTCTGGCGTGAACGGTCGCTTCTATCGCGCCGCCGCCCTGATCGTCTGCTCGATTTTCGCAGCCGTTGCAGGGGCGCTTCTGGCAGCGCGCCTCGGCTCCGGCCAGCCGAATGCCGGCGAGCGCTATCTCCTCGACGGTTTAGCTACGGTATTCATCGGCATGACCATGTTCCGTCCCGGTACGGCGACGGTTGCCGGAACTTTCTTCGGCGCGCTGTTTATCGGCGTCATCAATAACGGCCTCAATCTGATTGGCATGGATACGTATATCCAGAGCATCGTGAAGGGCCTCATCATTCTCGTCGCGGTCGCGGTTGTCTCGCGTACCACCAAACTAAAGCTCCTGTGAGGGCATTGAACCGGACATCATGAAACATTTGCAACAGACAGGTCTGTCGGAGGCGCACGTGCAAAATCCGAGTAACTCCAATCTTCTCGAACTCTATCGAACGATGCGCCGCATCCGCACCTTTGAAGAACGCGTCGGCGAACTCTTCGTGCGCGGCCAGACGGCAGGTTCGATGCTTCACCTTTCCATTGGCGAAGAAGCCGCTGCCGCCGGTGTGTGCGCCGCCATGCAGCCACAGGACACATTTACGACGCATCATCGCGGCCATGGCATCTTTCTCGCCCGCGGCGCCGATCCCAGGCAGATGATGGCCGAAATCGGCGGCAAGGAAACCGGCTATTGCCATGGCAAGGGCGGCTCCATGCACATTGCCGACATGGCACTCGGTCATCTTGGGGCCAACGCTATCGTAGGCGGCGGTATCCCATCTGTTGTCGGGGCAGGCCTGTCGAGCAAATACCTGAAGAAAAATTCCGTTTCGCTCGCATTCTTTGGCGACGGCGC is from Brucella intermedia LMG 3301 and encodes:
- a CDS encoding ABC transporter permease, whose product is MNTQNPAVAPRSSRHAQSFGKKLKGEWLLKYSTLFVLLLLFVGFSLTVDRFLTANNLLNILQQIAMLTIVGAGLTFGFAAREMDLSVGYMVGMAGIVVPLLLVAGTPLPLALLAGLGAGFVVGAVNAALVTLVGVPSLIATLAVGSILYGINFLMTGGRAIYGGLPASYLWLGQGQLFGVPVLAYAMVVVVFVAWFLMERTVFGRYIYAVGGNLKAAELSGVNGRFYRAAALIVCSIFAAVAGALLAARLGSGQPNAGERYLLDGLATVFIGMTMFRPGTATVAGTFFGALFIGVINNGLNLIGMDTYIQSIVKGLIILVAVAVVSRTTKLKLL
- a CDS encoding sugar ABC transporter ATP-binding protein, with translation MAVSLSQIVMSYPGTLALDQVSAEFRFDEVHGLIGENGAGKTTLVSILGGSKSPTSGTITIDGAPVKLTSAGDALRKGIAHVSQEGSLVPGVTGAENILLGDEPRLGLGVIDKRKLLSRACELLRRWFPQVSIDLDQQVDMLPMADQKIIEIVRALRGDVRLLILDEPTATLPAREKESLWEIIRTLPQQGVGIVLISHFLSEIKALSDRITVLRDGRHVATLRAAEASEAGLIDLMLQRTGGKTAMASESSQNRSFGPVVLEVSDWRAGNVEVDKFSIRAGEIVGLIGLTGAGHFGFARSLYAGSGVTSGSCRFRGDAIARIDARSMQKKGVALVPDHRMEYSLIGDWDVRENLAMVHPSFAAMGGTGVLSMRREAQEADRTMQLLNVKAHSRNQFVKDLSGGNKQKVSIGKWLYGADDHYRLMIFIEPTEGVDIGAKREIHAQMRRLADKGVAILVTSSDLLEIADVADRVIPFVNGSTGAEIPREAFSEAKFIAAMAGVIQ